One genomic segment of Danio rerio strain Tuebingen ecotype United States chromosome 11, GRCz12tu, whole genome shotgun sequence includes these proteins:
- the si:ch73-106k19.8 gene encoding uncharacterized protein si:ch73-106k19.8 isoform X1, with protein MPGNRQLGHHGHNGKYEDDDILYTNELWGGRHPGVFKISSELNKNLLKKETWKCKRRVTKKPKMKLVSAGVEIGETVKIIDTIDREPNAYTEGTYARHKGYKAGLKNEPGQRIPKAGYYAEAGVGRARAECSVFEAEAKGPNASVGAEISVVGAGAMARAEIASASANAGPLGVKVGLGLDTGASIGVDGVEAKFLGTGVSIGPKTSVSALGSEVSCSVM; from the coding sequence atGAAGACGATGACATACTTTATACCAACGAGCTGTGGGGTGGAAGACATCCTGGAGTTTTCAAAATTTCAAGTGAGCTCAATAAAAATTTACTCAAAAAGGAAACATGGAAATGCAAAAGGCGAGTTACAAAGAAGCCAAAGATGAAACTGGTGTCAGCTGGAGTTGAAATAGGTGAAACCGTGAAAATAATTGACACGATCGACAGAGAACCAAATGCCTACACAGAAGGCACGTACGCTCGACATAAAGGATATAAGGCAGGTCTTAAAAATGAGCCAGGCCAGAGGATTCCCAAAGCTGGGTATTACGCAGAAGCAGGAGTTGGACGAGCTCGAGCTGAATGCAGTGTGTTTGAGGCTGAAGCTAAAGGCCCCAATGCATCAGTTGGAGCTGAAATCAGTGTGGTTGGAGCAGGAGCAATGGCTCGAGCTGAAATCGCCAGCGCATCAGCTAATGCCGGTCCACTCGGTGTCAAAGTGGGACTTGGACTCGATACGGGTGCATCTATTGGTGTGGATGGGGTGGAGGCAAAATTCCTGGGAACAGGAGTCTCAATCGGTCCAAAAACCAGTGTGTCTGCTCTGGGTTCAGAAGTGTCATGTTCAGTTATGTAG
- the si:ch73-106k19.8 gene encoding uncharacterized protein si:ch73-106k19.8 isoform X2 yields MPGNRQLGHHGHNDEDDDILYTNELWGGRHPGVFKISSELNKNLLKKETWKCKRRVTKKPKMKLVSAGVEIGETVKIIDTIDREPNAYTEGTYARHKGYKAGLKNEPGQRIPKAGYYAEAGVGRARAECSVFEAEAKGPNASVGAEISVVGAGAMARAEIASASANAGPLGVKVGLGLDTGASIGVDGVEAKFLGTGVSIGPKTSVSALGSEVSCSVM; encoded by the coding sequence atGAAGACGATGACATACTTTATACCAACGAGCTGTGGGGTGGAAGACATCCTGGAGTTTTCAAAATTTCAAGTGAGCTCAATAAAAATTTACTCAAAAAGGAAACATGGAAATGCAAAAGGCGAGTTACAAAGAAGCCAAAGATGAAACTGGTGTCAGCTGGAGTTGAAATAGGTGAAACCGTGAAAATAATTGACACGATCGACAGAGAACCAAATGCCTACACAGAAGGCACGTACGCTCGACATAAAGGATATAAGGCAGGTCTTAAAAATGAGCCAGGCCAGAGGATTCCCAAAGCTGGGTATTACGCAGAAGCAGGAGTTGGACGAGCTCGAGCTGAATGCAGTGTGTTTGAGGCTGAAGCTAAAGGCCCCAATGCATCAGTTGGAGCTGAAATCAGTGTGGTTGGAGCAGGAGCAATGGCTCGAGCTGAAATCGCCAGCGCATCAGCTAATGCCGGTCCACTCGGTGTCAAAGTGGGACTTGGACTCGATACGGGTGCATCTATTGGTGTGGATGGGGTGGAGGCAAAATTCCTGGGAACAGGAGTCTCAATCGGTCCAAAAACCAGTGTGTCTGCTCTGGGTTCAGAAGTGTCATGTTCAGTTATGTAG